Proteins from a single region of Strix aluco isolate bStrAlu1 chromosome 18, bStrAlu1.hap1, whole genome shotgun sequence:
- the GP1BB gene encoding platelet glycoprotein Ib beta chain, which yields MNGGILFLSLLGFLPLVIPTCPVPCKCATNIIDCTSKDLTVEKLPVAFRPSAEIIHLGYNRLTSIPSGLFDNLKSLQVVYLQGNPWECNCDILYLRSWLQWQQNRTLYRDVRCASPAHLQDRIIAYLTEDEIISTCQHWYCSLALLSQLCLFIFLFLQGILVIFIIVYLQKFRRMTAEARSTT from the coding sequence ATGAACGGTGGAATTCTCTTCTTgtccctccttggcttcctcccACTTGTGATACCGACATGCCCTGTGCCATGCAAGTGTGCCACCAACATTATCGACTGCACATCAAAAGACCTAACTGTAGAAAAACTACCAGTTGCTTTCCGCCCTTCGGCTGAAATTATCCACCTTGGTTACAACAGGCTCACTTCTATTCCCAGTGGGCTCTTTGACAACCTAAAGAGCCTCCAGGTAGTCTACCTGCAGGGCAACCCTTGGGAATGCAACTGTGACATCCTCTACTTGCGCTCCTGGCTCCAGTGGCAGCAGAACCGGACCTTATACAGGGATGTGAGATGTGCCTCCCCAGCTCACCTGCAGGACCGGATCATTGCCTATCTGACAGAAGACGAGATCATCTCCACATGCCAACACTGGTActgcagcctggctctcctcTCTCAGCTCTGtctcttcatcttccttttcctccagGGTATCTTGGTTATCTTCATCATTGTTTACCTGCAGAAATTTCGGAGAATGACCGCTGAAGCCCGAAGCACCACCTAA